A stretch of the Mesorhizobium huakuii genome encodes the following:
- a CDS encoding ABC-F family ATP-binding cassette domain-containing protein, producing the protein MIRLESISKQNGRQLVFIEASASLQKGEKVGLVGPNGAGKTTLFRMITSQEQPDEGQVQVDRGVTIGYFSQDVGDMAGHSAVAEVMNGAGPVSDVAAEMAELEAAMADPDQADRMDEIIEKYGEAQHRFEELDGYALDGRAREVLDGLGFSQEMMDGDVGKLSGGWKMRVALARILLMRPDVMLLDEPSNHLDLESLIWLEQFLKGYDGALLMTSHDREFMNRIVNKIVEIDAGSLTAYSGNYEFYQQQRAIADKQQQAQFERQQAMLAKEIAFIERFKARASHAAQVQSRVKKLDKIDRVEPPKRRQIVNFEFQPAPRCGEDVVTLKNVHKAYGSRSIYEGLDFQVRRRERWCIMGVNGAGKSTLLKLVAGASDPDTGTVARGPSVKMGYFAQHAMELLEGERTVFQTLEDNFPQAGQAPLRALAGCFGFSGDEIEKKCRVLSGGEKARLVMALMLFDPPNLLVLDEPTNHLDIATKQMLIEALSQYEGTMLFVSHDRHFLAALSNRVLELTPEGIHTYGGGYTEYVERTGQEAPGLRS; encoded by the coding sequence ATGATCAGACTTGAAAGCATCAGCAAGCAGAACGGCCGTCAGCTTGTCTTCATCGAGGCGTCGGCTTCCCTGCAGAAGGGCGAGAAGGTCGGCCTTGTCGGGCCGAACGGCGCCGGCAAGACGACTTTGTTTCGCATGATCACCAGCCAGGAGCAGCCCGACGAAGGCCAGGTCCAGGTCGATCGTGGCGTCACCATCGGCTATTTCAGCCAGGATGTCGGCGACATGGCGGGCCATAGCGCTGTCGCCGAAGTGATGAACGGCGCTGGGCCGGTGAGCGATGTGGCGGCCGAGATGGCGGAACTGGAGGCGGCGATGGCCGATCCCGACCAGGCCGACCGGATGGACGAGATCATCGAGAAATATGGCGAGGCGCAGCATCGCTTCGAGGAACTCGACGGCTATGCGCTGGACGGCCGGGCGCGTGAGGTGCTCGATGGTCTCGGCTTCAGCCAGGAGATGATGGACGGCGATGTCGGCAAGCTGTCGGGCGGCTGGAAGATGCGCGTGGCGCTGGCCCGCATCCTTCTGATGCGGCCCGATGTCATGCTGCTCGACGAACCGTCCAACCATCTCGATTTGGAAAGCCTGATCTGGCTGGAGCAGTTTTTGAAGGGCTATGACGGCGCGCTGCTGATGACGTCGCACGACCGCGAGTTCATGAACCGCATCGTCAACAAGATCGTCGAGATCGATGCCGGTTCGCTCACCGCCTATTCCGGCAATTACGAATTCTACCAGCAGCAGCGGGCGATCGCCGACAAGCAGCAGCAGGCGCAGTTCGAGCGCCAGCAGGCGATGCTGGCCAAGGAGATCGCCTTCATCGAGCGCTTCAAGGCGCGCGCGTCGCATGCGGCCCAGGTGCAGAGCCGGGTGAAGAAGCTCGACAAGATCGACCGCGTCGAGCCGCCCAAGCGCCGCCAGATCGTGAATTTCGAGTTCCAGCCGGCGCCGCGCTGCGGCGAGGATGTCGTGACCTTGAAGAACGTGCACAAGGCCTATGGCAGTCGCAGCATCTATGAGGGGCTCGACTTCCAGGTCCGCCGCCGCGAGCGCTGGTGCATCATGGGCGTCAACGGCGCCGGCAAGTCGACACTGCTCAAGCTGGTGGCGGGCGCGTCCGATCCCGATACCGGCACGGTGGCGCGGGGACCGAGCGTGAAAATGGGCTATTTCGCCCAGCACGCCATGGAGCTGCTCGAAGGCGAGCGCACCGTGTTCCAGACGCTGGAAGACAATTTCCCGCAGGCCGGCCAGGCGCCGCTTCGGGCACTTGCCGGCTGCTTCGGCTTTTCCGGCGACGAGATCGAGAAGAAATGCCGGGTGCTGTCAGGCGGCGAGAAGGCGCGGCTGGTGATGGCGCTGATGCTGTTCGACCCGCCCAACCTCCTGGTGCTGGACGAGCCGACCAACCACCTCGACATCGCCACCAAGCAGATGCTGATCGAGGCGCTGTCGCAATATGAAGGCACCATGCTGTTCGTCTCGCACGACCGGCATTTCCTGGCGGCACTGTCGAACCGCGTGCTGGAACTGACGCCCGAAGGCATCCACACCTATGGCGGCGGCTATACGGAATATGTCGAGCGCACGGGGCAGGAAGCGCCGGGGCTGAGGAGCTGA